CTTGGTAAACCATTACCACCAGCACCTGGTAAAAACAGTTGTTGATAATACAGGATGAGTTAGAAGATTCCAAGTAGAATATCATTTATTAAGATCAggaatacaatttttttaaagagtgaaaGAAAACATTGATGAACAGGATGTCTTAACAAAGTTCTTTCACCAGTTGCAACCATCATGTACGTAAGTTATCTTTTGGATAAAGAAACCAGCATGTATCCAGGATCCGTAAGGTGCAACAACAATCTACCGGTGCAAAATTTTGTCTCCACTCCATCCTATTCAGATTACATGGGATATCATCATGTGCCAAGCATGGACAACCATGGACAGTCTTCAGGAGGTTGGGGATCCCACTATGGCACGCAAAGGGAAGACTGGAATACTTATGGCCCAGGACCCTCCAGCATAGTTACTGCTGCACAAATCAATGGCTCGTCTCCTGGGCAGGTCTCCTACAGCTCTACTGATTACAATTCCCTGCATCCTGCTGGATCTGGAGTTTTACCTCCTGTAGATACAATTAATGCAGAGCAAATCTCTCCCAACAGTCAAAAGCACAGCTCTTATGAATGGATGAGAAAAACGCAATCTACTACTGCAGGTAAGTGAACTTTCAACCTTCTAAAACATTTTCTATTATCTTTCACTGGTCTCATTTATAGAGAGTCTTAATTGGATCTCATACCTAGCTGGATTGCTCATTATATTTAATGTAGCACTTTATAAATACAGTTTGAACTAAATTCGTACTAGTTTCACTTTTCTCTTataaatgttttttaatgttGCTTGTGTGGAATGGCTGCTGTGTTCTACCTTAGATCTGGCTACATTTCACAAACTATAACATGATCTTTGCACATAGTCTGTAATGCACTTTAAGATCCTTTTGGATAAAATGTATTGTAGACAAAATATTATTAATGTACATGCAGAAAACAGTATTCATAACAAAAATTATTTAACTAAAAGAAAAGCCATTTTATGAGAAAGTGTTAAATGTACTTACTTTTAATAGTCATATTTGCAAAAATACTATGTTACTATCTTGCTAGCTATTGAGCAATAAATGTTTTGACATCTTCAGTTTGGCTTTATTCTTTCAACAATTCTTTAAAAGAGAATTCAGTTTAGGCCCCTCCAACTATGATGATTAAGCCATTTTCTCCTGGTTAGTATATTTTTTATTTCACTTAGTAGATTTATCAATTGAGTAGATACATTCCCTGGCAAGCGATCAGCCTTAATTATGATTTTATTGATTGTATAAATTTTTTTGCAGACATGACAAGTCCCAACGAAAGGAGAGCTTCTCATTTcggtttggttttctttttagttgtttttaaaagtatctcCTTGTTCAGCAGGATTTTGTTATGTGTTACAGTTAGACATTTAAAAACCTCCCTTGTTCAAACTGTCAGAGCTTGATGTGCTCGATTTTGTGACAAGCTGCATGCCAGAAGACCCTTTCTGTGTAGATCAGCTGGGTGTAGATTATGTGTAGCAAGGCCTGCCAGCTGCTAAATCTATTGTTAAGGTTAAAAATAGTAAGTGTGTGTTACACACCATCAAAGAAAATGGCCTAAGGAAAGAAGGGCAGTTACAACTGGAACAATCTTACAGGATACATAAATTCAGTTACAGATGGCTACTAGTAACTCAAGAACAAGATTAGTTTTGCAATTGTTTTTCAGCCAAAATGTCCATGTTTAgtttatatttcatttttgttaaaaaataaaaataaacctaagCCAATCTTCAGATATCACAGAGTGTCCATTTGGAGCCTGTATATGTCCATACGTACATGGTTCCTCAAAACCAGGCATATTAATAGGATCTGGTTTTCTCCTCACATTCTCTTGTGCAAATCAAGAGTTCATTCATGTAAAACGGATGTAAGAGTTGGATGGACTCAGAAGAGCTGGTGTGACTGAATTAAAGGGCAATGGGACAAAATTCATCCTtgtgatgtaactccactgaattctaATTGAACTAGTATGTTTAAGGAATGAAATAGATACAAAAAATCAGGAAGCCGAGTTCCATACAGTACTTAAAAGTTTACCAACATCGGAAGCCATTAATAGGCCCAGACCTTGTAAAGACTTATACACAGGCTTAATTTAATGCACTGAAGCCCCAATTAAGCCAAACATTTAAGCAGATGCTGAAGGCCATCTTTATTCAGCAAAGTACCTAACACATGCTTTGTGAACAGAAATGGACTGTTGAATTGAGGCCTGTGAATAGATTCAATTTAAGGGACAGTTAAGCAGGTAAGTTTTTGCCTGATCAGGGCTTTAGCTTCCCAGGGCCCAATCTTTTGAGGTGTTGAGCACCTTCAACTCTCCCATTTGACTTCAATAGTTTGAGTTCACTCAGAACCtaacaggatcaggtccaaaaatgtcttaatcttgtgaaaaataaattctatttGGGAAAATGAAGTATATCGTGTGAGATGTATATATAACACAGTCCAAACAAGATTTCACCAAGcttgattttttaattttaaaaaaggaaaatactgAATGTAAAAGGTAGTTAATGTTATTAGTCCCACACATGTCCCTAGTAATAGTCCAAATGTAAATACAGTTTTAACAATTTGCTAAAAAgtctctacatttaaaaaaaaaaaaaaaaaaacctaaacgcAAAGGAGATAAAATTAAATGGGAATCATACAGGCTAACTGTTCAATGCTTTCTCTAGAAGATATTGCAATAAGAAGAACTTAAAACATTCCATCTTCTATAGAATTAAAGAAATCAAAGACGGAAAAAGCCTGCTGAGTCATCATATCCACCTCTACCAGTGTAGAAGTGCTCCCCCATATGTATTAACTAGAGCtctgtccagtctagttttacaTGACTCTAGGAATAAGATTTCTATCACTTTTCTTCCAAGACTATTTCATAGTTAAGAAACTATATCTGAAATATATGGCCCTGACCTACAAAGATTTCATATGTACTTAATTTTACTCATTGTGAGTAGTCTGATATAACTCAACTTTATTTCAGTACATGTAAGTCTTTGCATGATTGGGGCCAAAATGtattaaatgaaatgaaatgcgGGAACTTTCCTAAATGTAGTGCTGAAGATATCAGCAGGGATTACAAAAATAATGTCAAAGTCTCTTCTCATACTTAATGCATTAAATTTTGACAATATATTTTGTACAGTACATACTGTAGCAAAATACTACATTTTGCTGCATATATTTTAAATTCAGTTGCATCCAAAGCAAAACCATTAAAAGTAATAACTCACCAAACCAATTCTCAGGAAAAAAatgctgcaataaaaaaaaattatgatttgATACTTTCCAATATTATGGACTCTTTGAAATGtaattattaatatatttttgtataaacAATTACATATTATATAGTCCTCTAAAACtgtattttcaaagaaaatgttaaATTCCATTCTTCAAAAGCTACAGTGCAATTATGTTggggttttaaaaataagaaacacattatttctgtagtatctggctggtgaatcttgcccatatgctcagggtttagctgatcgccatatttggggccgggaaggaattttcctccagggcagattggaagaggccctggaggttttttgccttcctctgcagcatggggcatgggtcacttgctggaggattctctgctccttgaagtctttaaaccacgatttgaagacttcaatagctcagacataggtgagaggtttttcgcaggagtggtgggtgaaattctgtggcctgcgttgtgcaggaggtcaggctagatgatcataatagtccctactgacctaaatatctatgaatctatgaattatacaacaagaattttttaaaaatgcaaattgaaTCAGGCTGTATGCCTTTCAAGACAGGGTGCCACAAACTGAAAGGAACACATCCCTATTTCCCCAAGATTTGATCCTGTTTTCGCTGGAGTCAAAAACAAAATCcctgttgattttaatggtgtAGGATTAGACCTTaaatccaatttatttttaaaccaattcaAGTAATGGTATAAAATGAAACTCAGTATTTCCTTCTCTTATATCATATTCTGCGAGGGGTgaaaggggaatggagggaggaaggaaggcacATTTGTACAGAGGTCCAGAGAACGTATTTCAAACCGCCAAAGAAGTGCATGTGGAAATTGTAGGGGGAGCAATCTGGCAAACCACATTCACAAAAATATCagcattgagttcagtgggattaTTAAGAGTAAAGATTATTCATGCATGGCTTGCAGGAACAAGCCTCAGACACGTTTTCTGTTTCGACATATTACACAAATTTTATATAGATATGTGTGTGTTTAGATAGATCACGATGTACAATTAGTTCAGATGTCATCACAATAAAAATCTGTTGGAAAATGAAATAGGAAAGAAGCCATGAGGAAAAGGGCCAGGTACCAGTTCTAATGCTAATTTATTTCACTTTGTAATCCAGTTGTGACATCTATTTTTTCCCTGGGCTACATTGTCTTGGATTTTGAGGCCTATCTGTCATATTGAGGCAACAGACCCTTTTAACACTTCTCTCTGCTTTGATATGCAGCCCtgtctcttccttctccctctttTCTTCAGGAGTTATATTGCCGGAAAGGGTGATGATTTTCACAGCAAATAAAGAGGC
This DNA window, taken from Caretta caretta isolate rCarCar2 chromosome 9, rCarCar1.hap1, whole genome shotgun sequence, encodes the following:
- the CDX4 gene encoding homeobox protein CDX-4; protein product: MYVSYLLDKETSMYPGSVRCNNNLPVQNFVSTPSYSDYMGYHHVPSMDNHGQSSGGWGSHYGTQREDWNTYGPGPSSIVTAAQINGSSPGQVSYSSTDYNSLHPAGSGVLPPVDTINAEQISPNSQKHSSYEWMRKTQSTTAGKTRTKEKYRVVYTDHQRLELEKEFHCNRYITIRRKSELAANLGLSERQVKIWFQNRRAKERKMIKKKISQFDGSGGSVQSDSGSVSPAEMSNSLFPPPHAINGLQPIEIQQVIVSE